A stretch of the Solanum dulcamara chromosome 6, daSolDulc1.2, whole genome shotgun sequence genome encodes the following:
- the LOC129892672 gene encoding uncharacterized protein LOC129892672: MDLSNGPQSLQDGVWSDIAALFNNKYIEKSTNTSSKPPAASKPQQGSRCRVRGCWRYTPACSNNKYMEDNTATGLSMTETKGVCRNGAPYCAITNGEPHTSNLNQITREDPLFCEACSNTKLELHTNLQQFLHSIHELSKSSTLAAAHCATPVLLAPGCCVAAEHITTTTTKTNTKTITKRPPQGLCRNATSFWFLCLFGCLSLADCFFLGTSTLSNINTPQQTLYQLAAHKEHGYSSLQIPLVVRCSRFDLCRYPSCSFLLEAALSPKSSHPSNNSIHLQQTRNIYKFVCFVFLYRYSKKSNHLITKTNKQPRETAAIRTCRLAALDAFHQQLQQLHQLEADKEQIQANGCWRYRQQWNPEGTPTPSETTSKNQQQYHE, encoded by the exons ATGGACCTGTCCAATGGCCCCCAATCTTTGCAGGATG GTGTTTGGAGTGATATAGCAGcactcttcaacaacaaatacatagagaagagcACAAATACATCCTCCAAACCCCCTGCAgcctctaagcctcagcagggcagcaggtgcagggtgaggg gttgttggagatatacaccaGCATGCTCTAACAATAAATACATGGAGGACAACACTGCTACAGGACTCTCCATGACTGAAACAAAAGGAGTGTGCAGAAATGGAGCCCCCTATT gtgcaATAACTAATGGGGAGCCACACACAAGCAACTTGAACCAGATCACAAGAGAGGATCCTCTGTTCTGTGAAGCATGCTCCAACACAAAAttggagctgcacacaaaccttCAGCAGTTTCTCCACTCCATCCATGAACTCTCTAAAAGCTCAACACTTGCAGCAGCCCATTGTGCAACCCCTGTCCTGCTGGCTCCTGGTTGTTGTGTAGCTGCAG aaCACATCACAACTACAACtaccaaaacaaataccaaaACAATTACTAAGAGGCCTCCACAAGGACTATGcagaaatgcaacttccttctggtttttgtgtttgtttggctGTTTGTCTTTGGCTGATTGTTTTTTCTTAGGGACATCCACACTCTCTAACATCAACACACCACAGCAAACACTCTACCAACtggcagcacacaaggaacatgggtACAGCAGCCTGCAGATCCCCTTGGTTGTGAGGTGCAGTCGTTTTGATTtatgcaggtaccccagctGCAGCTTCCTCCTTGAAGCTGCATTGAGCCCCAAGAGCAGtcaccccagcaacaactccatccacctgcagcagacaagaaacatatacaagtttgtttgttttgtttttctgtacaggtactccaagaagtctAACCACCTCataacaaagaccaacaagcagcctagggaGACTGCAGCCATCAgaacctgcagattggcagccttgg atgcattccatcaacagctgCAACAGCTACACCAACTTgaagcagacaaggaacaaatacaagctaatggttgttggagatacaggcaacagtggaacccagaaggaactccaacaccctcagagacaacatccaagaaccaacaacaatatcatgagtag